The following are from one region of the Staphylococcus schleiferi genome:
- a CDS encoding ornithine cyclodeaminase family protein, with the protein MQVFNEEAVKNAYHIGDAIQDIEALFKDMEGVRQAQRIVIPTGEGAKSMLYMPCIHLNRQLGIIKITSITPENPDHDRPTTQGTIIVTDLKTGEHVASIDGSYLTRLRTGALSGIATQYLSQENAQTIGMIGTGGMAFEQLIANLEVRPIQRILLYNQSKDKAEDLKARILKTYSDYEVEIVDDVETLVTQSDIINCQTSSAEPVFDADTVKPGTHINGIGSYRPDMKEIDNRILPKADKVIFDDVEGVKKEAGEIIEANEKGIFKFEDYDGDLKSLSLNGTLQRSNDESITVFKCVGAAYFDLAVALGAYERLTKKQ; encoded by the coding sequence ATGCAAGTTTTTAATGAGGAAGCAGTTAAAAATGCTTATCATATTGGAGATGCGATTCAAGATATTGAGGCATTATTTAAAGATATGGAGGGCGTTCGTCAAGCACAAAGAATTGTAATTCCTACAGGTGAAGGTGCGAAATCAATGCTCTATATGCCTTGTATCCACTTGAACAGACAACTAGGTATTATTAAAATTACTTCTATTACACCTGAAAATCCAGACCATGATCGTCCAACGACACAAGGGACAATCATTGTAACGGATTTAAAAACGGGTGAACATGTTGCGAGTATCGATGGAAGTTATTTAACACGCTTAAGAACGGGCGCGTTAAGTGGTATTGCCACACAATATTTAAGTCAAGAAAATGCACAGACGATTGGCATGATTGGTACAGGCGGCATGGCTTTTGAACAATTAATTGCAAATCTTGAAGTAAGACCCATTCAACGTATTTTGCTTTATAATCAATCCAAAGATAAAGCAGAAGATTTAAAAGCACGTATTTTGAAAACGTATTCAGATTATGAAGTTGAAATCGTTGATGATGTGGAAACGTTAGTAACACAATCTGATATTATCAATTGTCAAACCTCTTCAGCTGAGCCTGTTTTTGATGCGGATACTGTTAAACCGGGGACACATATTAATGGCATCGGCTCATATCGTCCAGATATGAAAGAAATTGATAATCGTATCTTACCTAAAGCAGATAAAGTCATCTTTGATGATGTCGAAGGCGTTAAAAAAGAAGCAGGTGAAATCATCGAAGCAAATGAAAAAGGTATTTTTAAATTTGAAGATTATGATGGTGATTTAAAATCATTGTCACTTAATGGTACATTGCAACGCTCAAATGATGAGAGTATCACTGTTTTTAAATGTGTCGGTGCCGCATACTTTGATCTTGCGGTTGCTTTAGGCGCATATGAACGTCTAACAAAAAAACAGTAA
- a CDS encoding transposase family protein, with protein sequence MTCPHCYHTNPNRIHKYGKRLSRITFLRFQEIAVYLNLLKQRFKCRVCGRTFTSKTNVVEDNCFISNHVQKAIIDKATQVRSETDIASDCNVSASSVKRVIHKVSNATFQ encoded by the coding sequence ATGACTTGTCCTCACTGTTATCATACGAATCCAAACCGAATACACAAATACGGAAAACGTTTATCGCGAATTACTTTTTTAAGATTCCAAGAGATAGCAGTGTATTTAAATCTGTTAAAACAACGTTTTAAATGTAGGGTTTGTGGTCGGACTTTTACTTCTAAAACAAATGTTGTTGAGGATAACTGTTTTATCTCAAACCATGTTCAGAAAGCCATTATAGATAAAGCAACACAAGTTCGCTCAGAAACTGATATCGCAAGTGATTGTAATGTTTCTGCATCTTCTGTAAAACGTGTGATTCATAAAGTAAGCAATGCCACTTTTCAATAG
- the rpsD gene encoding 30S ribosomal protein S4, whose product MARFRGSSWKKSRRLGISLSGTGKELEKRPYAPGQHGPTQRKKLSEYGLQLREKQKLRYLYGMTERQFRNTFETAGKQGGIHGENFMILLASRLDAVVYSLGLARTRRQARQLVGHGHVEVDGKRVDIPSYTLKPGQVISVREKSQKLAIIEESVEINNFVPDYLDFDADSLKGTFVRLPERSELPAEINEQLIVEYYSR is encoded by the coding sequence ATGGCTCGATTCAGAGGTTCTAGCTGGAAAAAATCTCGTCGTTTAGGTATCTCATTATCAGGTACTGGTAAAGAATTAGAAAAACGTCCTTACGCACCAGGACAACACGGTCCAACTCAACGTAAAAAATTATCTGAGTATGGATTACAATTACGTGAAAAACAAAAATTACGTTACTTATATGGAATGACTGAACGTCAATTCCGTAACACTTTTGAAACTGCTGGTAAACAAGGCGGTATCCATGGTGAAAACTTCATGATCTTACTTGCTAGCCGTTTAGATGCAGTTGTATATTCTTTAGGTTTAGCACGTACACGTCGTCAAGCACGTCAATTAGTTGGTCACGGTCATGTTGAAGTAGATGGTAAACGTGTAGATATCCCATCATATACTTTAAAACCTGGTCAAGTGATTTCAGTACGTGAAAAATCACAAAAATTAGCTATCATCGAAGAATCAGTTGAAATTAACAATTTCGTACCTGATTACTTAGACTTTGATGCTGATAGCTTAAAAGGTACTTTCGTTCGTCTTCCAGAGCGTAGCGAATTACCTGCAGAAATCAACGAGCAATTAATCGTTGAGTACTACTCACGTTAA
- a CDS encoding GAF domain-containing protein has translation MTQSTDYQLLARQLDALLEGETDLIANLSNTSALLNENLDQINWVGFYLMKEGALILGPFQGKTACVHIQVGQGVCGTAVQEGKTQRVEDVHAFPGHIACDANSQSEIVIPLHKNGEVVGVLDIDAPIQNRFSADDEAGLENIVHVLESHL, from the coding sequence ATGACACAGTCTACTGATTATCAATTGTTAGCTAGACAATTGGATGCGCTTCTAGAAGGAGAAACGGATTTAATTGCCAATTTAAGTAATACTTCGGCTTTACTCAATGAAAATTTAGACCAAATTAACTGGGTTGGTTTTTATTTAATGAAAGAAGGTGCGCTGATTCTTGGACCATTTCAAGGGAAAACAGCATGCGTTCATATACAAGTGGGACAAGGAGTTTGTGGCACAGCTGTACAAGAAGGTAAAACACAACGCGTTGAAGATGTTCATGCTTTTCCAGGACACATAGCATGTGATGCGAATAGCCAATCAGAAATAGTTATTCCATTACATAAAAATGGTGAAGTTGTCGGCGTGTTAGATATTGACGCCCCTATCCAAAATCGTTTTAGTGCAGATGATGAAGCAGGACTTGAAAACATCGTTCACGTCTTAGAATCACACTTGTAA
- the ezrA gene encoding septation ring formation regulator EzrA yields MALYIILAIIIIILTAIGILFYMRSNKRSIIQSAEERREKLNALSYDESLEKLQTLHLSGETKTQFDALNQNWTESSTEFLVPVDEKIHEAEVNLDKFKFSLAQTDIDDAHALMDQYEARHQELIGKADKVFQTHQESDTIYEKAKDEHRKLKRDVLANRHQYGEAAGLLEKEIEAFEPEFEVYESLKEEGNYQEAHSHIKALDQDISYLKEDMAEIPDLIREAQKELPGQFQDLKYGVRDLKVEGYDLDHVKVDSTLQSLKTELSFVEPMISRLELDEANDKLVEINDQLDEMYDLIEHEVKSKNAVEESKERITSDLFHAKDMNYTLQTEIEYVRENYYINESDVQSVRQFENEIQNLISVYDEILSEMAKSAVRYSEVQDNLKYIEDHVEVINEQQEKLQNHLVSLREDEAEAEEHILRVQGKKEEIYRRLLASNLTSVPERFIILKNEIDYEVRDVNKRFSERPINVQQLKDKVNKVVLQMNKFEDEANDVLINAVYAERLIQYGNRYRKDNHDLDKSLNEAERLFKNNRYKRSSEISEQALELLEPGIAQYIEIEVLEQQP; encoded by the coding sequence ATGGCACTATATATTATACTAGCGATTATCATCATTATTTTGACTGCAATCGGAATCTTATTTTATATGCGTTCAAATAAAAGATCGATTATTCAGTCTGCTGAAGAGCGACGCGAAAAATTGAATGCATTGTCTTATGACGAAAGTTTAGAAAAATTACAGACATTACATTTATCTGGGGAGACTAAAACACAGTTTGACGCTTTAAACCAAAATTGGACAGAAAGTTCGACTGAATTTTTAGTTCCTGTAGATGAAAAGATTCATGAAGCGGAAGTTAATCTTGATAAATTCAAATTTTCATTGGCTCAAACTGATATCGATGATGCCCATGCATTAATGGATCAATATGAAGCGAGACATCAGGAGTTAATCGGAAAAGCAGACAAAGTTTTTCAAACACATCAGGAAAGCGATACCATTTATGAGAAAGCAAAAGATGAGCATCGCAAATTAAAAAGAGATGTTTTAGCCAATCGTCATCAATATGGTGAAGCAGCAGGACTATTAGAAAAAGAAATTGAAGCGTTTGAACCTGAATTTGAAGTTTATGAATCGCTTAAAGAAGAAGGCAATTATCAAGAAGCGCATTCGCATATTAAAGCATTAGATCAAGATATTTCTTATTTAAAAGAAGATATGGCTGAAATTCCTGATTTAATCAGAGAAGCACAAAAAGAGTTGCCAGGACAATTTCAAGATCTTAAATATGGTGTACGTGATTTAAAAGTAGAAGGTTATGACTTAGATCATGTGAAGGTGGACAGCACACTCCAAAGTTTGAAAACTGAGCTGAGCTTTGTCGAACCTATGATAAGCCGTCTAGAACTTGATGAAGCCAATGATAAACTCGTTGAAATCAACGACCAACTTGATGAAATGTATGACTTAATCGAGCATGAAGTTAAATCAAAAAATGCAGTTGAAGAATCAAAAGAACGTATTACAAGCGATTTATTTCATGCTAAAGATATGAACTATACATTACAAACTGAAATAGAATATGTGCGCGAAAACTATTACATAAATGAGAGCGATGTTCAAAGTGTTCGCCAATTTGAAAATGAAATTCAAAATTTAATTTCAGTTTACGATGAGATTTTATCAGAAATGGCTAAATCAGCAGTGAGATATAGTGAAGTACAAGATAACTTAAAATATATCGAAGATCACGTTGAGGTCATTAATGAACAACAAGAAAAGTTACAAAATCACTTAGTTTCATTACGTGAAGATGAGGCGGAAGCAGAAGAGCATATTTTACGTGTACAAGGTAAAAAGGAAGAAATCTATCGACGATTACTTGCTTCTAACCTCACAAGTGTTCCAGAACGCTTTATCATTTTAAAAAATGAAATTGATTACGAAGTGAGAGATGTAAATAAACGCTTTAGTGAGCGCCCAATTAATGTTCAACAGTTAAAAGACAAAGTGAATAAAGTCGTTCTTCAAATGAATAAATTTGAAGATGAGGCGAATGACGTATTAATCAACGCTGTCTATGCTGAACGTTTAATTCAATATGGTAACCGTTATCGAAAAGATAATCACGATTTAGATAAAAGTCTTAATGAAGCAGAAAGACTCTTTAAAAATAATCGTTATAAACGTTCAAGTGAAATTTCTGAACAAGCGCTTGAATTGTTAGAACCAGGTATCGCGCAATATATTGAAATAGAAGTTTTAGAGCAACAACCTTAA
- a CDS encoding cysteine desulfurase family protein, protein MLYFDNAATTKPDASVLSSFVKVNEQFYFNPNSPHDKGLEAGRLLENAREQIKASLQLKNEVLIFTSGATESNNMALKGAAYQKRAFGNTIITSVLEHPSVLEVMRELEKEGFNLKYVKVTGEGKINIDHLKSLLSNDVILVTCMQVNNIMGQVQPIKEIIDALTDYPKVHFHVDAVQAVGKYPIQMEGIDSLSISGHKFNGLKGQGLLVLKNVHHIYPTIQGGGQEFGLRSGTVNVANNVALAKAIRLAIEKQQDTMQSLESVNQSLRDWLKDYEGVYINSPHDASPHILNLAFPGVRGEVLVNAFSKHGVMISTTSACSSKHSNINEVLQAMNISVDRILGSIRLSFDQHTRDEDIEQFKSIFDLVYREVKELLK, encoded by the coding sequence ATGTTATATTTTGATAACGCAGCAACGACGAAACCCGATGCTTCTGTGTTGTCGAGCTTTGTTAAGGTCAATGAACAATTTTACTTCAATCCCAATAGTCCTCACGATAAAGGTTTAGAGGCCGGTCGTTTATTAGAAAATGCGAGAGAACAAATTAAAGCGTCTTTACAGTTGAAAAATGAAGTACTCATTTTTACAAGTGGTGCGACTGAATCTAATAATATGGCACTCAAAGGCGCTGCTTACCAAAAAAGAGCGTTTGGCAATACGATTATTACTTCAGTGCTCGAACATCCTTCCGTATTAGAAGTGATGCGTGAACTTGAAAAAGAAGGGTTTAATTTAAAGTATGTCAAAGTGACTGGGGAAGGTAAAATCAATATTGATCATTTGAAATCTTTACTTTCTAATGACGTCATTTTGGTTACATGTATGCAAGTCAATAACATCATGGGACAAGTGCAACCGATCAAAGAAATAATAGATGCTTTAACAGATTATCCAAAAGTTCATTTTCACGTCGATGCTGTTCAAGCAGTAGGAAAGTATCCTATTCAAATGGAAGGGATTGATAGCCTCTCTATTAGTGGTCACAAGTTTAACGGACTTAAAGGACAAGGGCTCCTTGTATTAAAGAATGTTCATCACATCTATCCAACAATACAGGGTGGTGGGCAAGAATTTGGTTTGAGAAGCGGTACTGTCAATGTGGCAAATAATGTTGCTTTAGCTAAGGCTATTCGGTTAGCTATTGAAAAACAACAAGACACAATGCAATCACTTGAAAGCGTGAATCAATCATTAAGAGATTGGTTAAAAGATTATGAGGGTGTCTATATTAATTCACCTCATGATGCATCTCCTCATATATTGAATTTAGCTTTTCCAGGTGTACGTGGAGAAGTACTCGTGAACGCATTTTCTAAGCATGGTGTCATGATTTCAACGACAAGTGCTTGCTCTTCTAAACATTCAAACATCAACGAAGTATTGCAAGCGATGAATATTTCTGTTGATCGTATTTTAGGAAGTATTCGTCTGTCTTTTGATCAACATACACGTGATGAAGACATTGAGCAATTTAAATCTATTTTTGATCTGGTATATCGGGAAGTTAAGGAGTTGTTAAAATGA
- the thiI gene encoding tRNA uracil 4-sulfurtransferase ThiI — translation MIYDHILVRYGELTLKGGNRKTFVSQLRSNVKRALMPLQGYDVKANRDRMYIQLEPNADIEEMMSRISKVFGVHSISPVLKIEKSMDTVYQHAKLFAESYQEGDTFKIDVKRSDKTFEHETFAIQRMVGGAVLKSAPQLKVDVRNPKHEIKIEVRKDAIYMYDRIIPAIGGLPVGTGGKTLLMLSGGIDSPVAGMEVMRRGVTIEAIHFHSPPFTSEKAKEKVIELTRIMAERVGTIKLHIVPFTEVQKQIHKVVNERYTMTSTRRMMLRIADKVVHNIGADAIVNGENLGQVASQTLKSMYAINAVTNTPILRPLLTLDKEEIIKKAKAIGTFETSIQPYEDCCTIFTPKNPITEPQFDKVVQYESGFDFEDMINKAVENIETIVVDKNYNAYQAEQEAWDGDLF, via the coding sequence ATGATTTATGATCATATTTTAGTCAGATATGGCGAATTAACATTAAAAGGAGGAAATCGAAAAACATTCGTAAGCCAATTACGTTCAAATGTAAAACGTGCGCTCATGCCGTTACAAGGGTATGACGTTAAAGCGAATCGTGACCGGATGTATATACAATTAGAACCGAATGCAGATATAGAAGAAATGATGTCACGAATTTCTAAAGTGTTCGGTGTCCATTCGATCAGCCCTGTTTTAAAAATTGAAAAATCAATGGATACGGTTTATCAGCATGCGAAGCTTTTTGCAGAAAGTTATCAAGAAGGCGACACATTCAAAATTGATGTGAAACGCTCTGATAAAACGTTCGAACATGAAACGTTTGCAATTCAACGTATGGTAGGTGGTGCAGTACTCAAAAGTGCACCGCAATTAAAAGTGGATGTAAGAAACCCGAAGCATGAAATTAAGATAGAAGTCAGAAAAGATGCCATCTATATGTATGATCGCATTATCCCCGCTATTGGCGGTCTTCCTGTAGGCACAGGTGGAAAAACTTTACTAATGTTATCGGGAGGTATTGATTCTCCAGTTGCAGGTATGGAAGTGATGCGACGTGGTGTCACAATTGAAGCAATTCATTTCCATAGTCCGCCTTTTACAAGTGAAAAAGCGAAAGAAAAAGTTATTGAATTGACAAGAATTATGGCTGAAAGGGTAGGTACGATTAAATTGCATATCGTGCCATTTACAGAGGTACAAAAACAAATTCATAAAGTCGTAAATGAACGCTATACGATGACTTCTACACGCAGAATGATGTTAAGAATTGCAGATAAAGTCGTTCATAACATTGGTGCAGATGCGATAGTCAATGGTGAAAATTTAGGCCAAGTGGCGAGCCAAACACTCAAAAGTATGTATGCCATTAACGCGGTAACAAACACACCGATATTGAGACCTTTGCTCACTTTAGACAAAGAAGAAATTATTAAAAAAGCGAAAGCAATCGGTACATTTGAGACTTCAATTCAACCTTACGAAGATTGCTGTACGATTTTTACGCCTAAAAATCCGATTACAGAGCCACAATTTGATAAAGTGGTTCAATATGAATCAGGATTTGATTTTGAAGATATGATCAATAAAGCTGTTGAAAACATTGAGACAATCGTTGTCGATAAAAATTACAATGCATATCAAGCAGAACAAGAAGCATGGGATGGCGATTTGTTCTAG
- a CDS encoding sulfite exporter TauE/SafE family protein produces the protein MIFEVDGTLILIVILLGFLAAFIDAVVGGGGLISIPALLAIGMPPAMALGTNKLASAFGSLTSAIRFIRSGKVDLNIVLKLFPLSFIAAIIGACLAVFLPANLLKPLVIFILTVVLLYTLLKKDWGSIRTYETLTPFKVLLLIGLITIIGFYDGFLGGGTGSFLLFVFLLFGFDFLSAAGNAKVLNFASNLGALLLFIFLDRVDYVYGLIMAISMIAGSYCGAWFAIKKGVGYVKVLFIVITLVLILKNAFDYFQRYL, from the coding sequence ATGATATTCGAAGTGGATGGGACATTGATTTTAATTGTGATTTTATTAGGGTTTTTGGCTGCATTTATTGATGCTGTGGTCGGTGGTGGGGGCTTGATTTCAATCCCTGCCTTGTTAGCCATTGGTATGCCACCAGCCATGGCCCTTGGAACTAACAAACTGGCGAGCGCATTTGGTTCTTTGACCAGTGCGATTCGCTTTATTCGTTCTGGAAAAGTAGATTTAAATATTGTACTTAAATTATTTCCTCTTTCATTTATTGCGGCCATTATTGGCGCATGCCTCGCTGTGTTTTTACCAGCAAATTTGCTCAAACCTTTAGTAATTTTCATTTTAACGGTTGTTTTATTGTACACACTTTTAAAAAAAGATTGGGGCAGTATTCGGACATACGAAACGCTAACGCCCTTCAAAGTTCTGCTATTGATTGGTTTGATTACAATTATCGGTTTTTATGATGGATTTTTAGGAGGCGGAACAGGCTCCTTCTTATTATTTGTATTTTTATTATTTGGTTTTGATTTCTTAAGTGCAGCAGGCAATGCTAAAGTATTAAATTTTGCATCCAATTTAGGCGCATTATTGCTCTTTATATTTCTTGACCGTGTAGATTATGTTTATGGCTTGATTATGGCGATAAGTATGATTGCGGGTTCATATTGTGGTGCATGGTTTGCTATTAAAAAAGGTGTAGGCTATGTCAAAGTCTTATTTATTGTGATCACGCTCGTTTTAATCTTAAAAAATGCATTCGATTATTTTCAGAGATATTTATAA
- the sppA gene encoding signal peptide peptidase SppA, which translates to MSKRIIAIILASVIIIGGILTSALTSIVSSFFNGEVNINAEAPSTVVQEGDKSNQIAEITVNGAIQDTGAPSLFGGGGEYNHQVALNQLETIKNDDSIKGVLLNVNSPGGGTYESDEFYHKLKAVKDAGKKIYVQMETLAASGGYYISAPADKIYAGPQTLTGSIGVISESKDYSKLLDDLGIKTNTIKSGAHKDILSGSRKMTDEERQILQSINKDSFDQFVDVVKKARHMSEAKVRKLADGRIYSAQQAKANGLIDQIAYKDQTLKDLEKAIKADDPQIITFDQNSSYLTSFLGMKSFVNGLRSDVQNIKQILNNEAQTRPMYKYEG; encoded by the coding sequence ATGTCGAAAAGAATTATTGCAATAATTTTAGCGAGTGTCATCATAATAGGAGGAATTCTTACCAGTGCATTGACCTCAATTGTTTCTTCTTTTTTTAATGGAGAAGTAAATATTAATGCTGAAGCCCCAAGTACAGTTGTACAAGAAGGCGACAAGTCAAATCAAATTGCAGAAATTACAGTCAATGGTGCAATACAAGATACAGGTGCACCCAGCTTATTTGGTGGCGGCGGTGAGTATAATCACCAAGTAGCTTTAAATCAACTTGAAACAATTAAAAATGATGATTCAATAAAAGGTGTATTGTTAAATGTGAACAGCCCAGGTGGCGGTACATACGAAAGTGATGAGTTTTATCATAAATTGAAAGCAGTTAAAGATGCGGGTAAAAAGATTTACGTACAAATGGAAACTTTAGCAGCTTCTGGTGGTTATTATATTTCGGCACCAGCAGATAAAATTTATGCAGGACCTCAAACATTGACTGGATCTATTGGTGTAATTTCTGAGTCAAAAGATTATTCAAAATTATTGGATGATCTAGGTATTAAGACCAATACGATTAAATCAGGTGCACATAAAGATATTTTAAGTGGCTCTCGTAAAATGACAGATGAAGAGAGACAAATTCTTCAGTCAATTAATAAAGATAGTTTTGATCAATTTGTTGATGTTGTTAAAAAAGCGCGTCACATGTCTGAAGCGAAAGTGAGAAAGCTCGCTGATGGTCGTATTTATAGTGCACAACAAGCAAAAGCAAATGGTCTAATAGATCAAATTGCGTATAAAGATCAAACGTTAAAAGACTTAGAGAAAGCCATTAAAGCAGATGATCCACAAATCATCACTTTTGATCAAAACTCAAGTTATTTAACAAGTTTTCTAGGTATGAAATCATTTGTGAATGGTTTACGCTCAGATGTTCAAAATATCAAACAAATCTTGAACAATGAAGCTCAAACGAGACCGATGTATAAATATGAAGGGTAG
- a CDS encoding RDD family protein has protein sequence MDRSIQQNYNPSQPNYHDMNSQQFQHGNQRAKKTIEQYQYELNAFFYAGFWRRFISYLIDLGILWGITQIVLNPLYALTGIDEWKLWIDYFSVGHILDALIYFGYFVLMTYFFQQTVGKMIMGLKVYTVDIHQPNWTDVLFREWIGRLISNVLFGLPYLAVIFTPKHIGIHDYFANTVVVKNKYLHYIKENEGV, from the coding sequence ATGGACAGATCAATACAGCAAAACTATAATCCTTCGCAACCAAACTATCATGATATGAATAGTCAGCAGTTTCAACATGGCAATCAACGTGCTAAAAAAACGATAGAACAATATCAATATGAATTAAACGCCTTCTTTTATGCAGGGTTTTGGAGACGTTTCATCAGTTATTTGATAGATTTAGGAATATTGTGGGGGATAACACAAATTGTCCTCAATCCACTCTATGCACTGACGGGTATCGATGAATGGAAATTATGGATTGACTATTTTAGTGTAGGTCATATTTTGGATGCATTGATATACTTTGGTTACTTCGTCTTAATGACCTATTTCTTTCAACAAACAGTTGGAAAGATGATTATGGGGCTAAAAGTATATACGGTCGATATTCATCAACCTAATTGGACGGATGTTCTTTTTAGAGAATGGATTGGTAGACTGATTTCAAATGTCTTGTTCGGTTTGCCTTATCTTGCGGTGATATTTACACCGAAGCATATCGGTATACATGATTACTTTGCCAATACGGTGGTCGTAAAGAATAAATATCTTCATTACATTAAAGAAAATGAAGGTGTCTGA
- the tpx gene encoding thiol peroxidase, producing MTQITFKQNPIQLLGKEVNVGDQAPDFTVVDNSLQGVSLSQYDGKKKMINVVPSLDTGVCDQQTRKFNEEASTEDGYVLTISVDLPFAQQRWCASTGLDNVITLSDYQNHSFGENYGLIMEGLQLLARSVFVLDENNKVVYKEIVPEGTDFPNFEAALEAYRNV from the coding sequence ATGACACAAATTACATTTAAACAAAATCCTATTCAATTATTAGGTAAAGAGGTTAACGTAGGCGATCAGGCACCAGATTTTACTGTCGTTGATAACAGTTTACAAGGTGTGTCTCTCTCTCAATATGATGGGAAGAAAAAAATGATTAATGTCGTACCATCTCTTGACACAGGTGTTTGTGATCAACAAACACGTAAATTTAACGAAGAAGCAAGCACAGAAGACGGTTATGTTTTAACAATTTCGGTTGACTTGCCGTTTGCACAACAAAGATGGTGTGCATCGACGGGCTTAGATAATGTGATTACATTAAGTGATTACCAAAACCATTCATTTGGTGAAAATTATGGTTTAATCATGGAAGGTTTACAATTACTAGCACGCTCTGTGTTTGTTTTAGATGAAAACAATAAAGTGGTTTATAAAGAAATTGTACCTGAAGGCACAGATTTTCCGAATTTCGAAGCGGCACTTGAAGCTTATCGAAACGTTTAA
- a CDS encoding class I SAM-dependent methyltransferase: MTESKSIMEKLFQQIDELTQQLNEENGQSFIENLGLAMERIYTSQRELLEQATLQDRRKAFQFAYLNQLQKEEVQANHQITPDSIGLILGFLVSQFQQDQSELHIADLGSGAGHLSATIHEVMTDYTLMHHLVEVDPVLSRVSVHLANFLEIPFDVYPQDAIMPLPFEDADVVVGDLPIGYYPNDSRSEQLQLGFEEGHSFSHYLFIEQAVHAVKPSGYVFLVVPSLIFEGEHVKQLENFIATETEMQAFLNLPKNLFKNERAQKSILILQRKEQHVTTPAEVLLANIPDFKNPQNFQQFLSELTAWLSQNHPKN; this comes from the coding sequence ATGACAGAATCAAAATCGATAATGGAAAAATTGTTCCAACAAATCGATGAATTGACGCAACAATTAAATGAAGAAAATGGTCAAAGCTTTATCGAAAATTTAGGTTTAGCGATGGAACGTATTTATACATCGCAACGCGAATTGTTAGAGCAAGCGACATTACAAGATAGAAGAAAAGCTTTTCAATTTGCATACTTAAATCAGTTGCAAAAAGAAGAAGTTCAAGCGAATCATCAGATTACGCCTGACTCTATTGGATTGATTTTAGGTTTCTTAGTTTCTCAATTTCAACAAGACCAGTCCGAGTTGCACATTGCTGATTTAGGTAGCGGTGCAGGTCATCTAAGTGCGACAATTCATGAGGTGATGACGGATTATACATTGATGCATCATCTTGTTGAAGTAGACCCCGTGCTTTCAAGAGTCAGTGTGCACCTGGCTAACTTCCTAGAAATTCCTTTTGATGTATATCCACAAGATGCAATTATGCCTTTACCTTTTGAAGATGCAGATGTTGTTGTAGGAGATTTGCCTATTGGTTATTATCCGAATGATAGTCGAAGCGAACAGTTACAGTTAGGCTTTGAAGAGGGACACAGTTTCTCACATTATCTATTTATTGAGCAAGCGGTTCACGCGGTTAAGCCATCAGGATACGTTTTCTTAGTTGTGCCAAGCCTAATTTTTGAAGGCGAGCATGTGAAACAGTTAGAAAATTTCATTGCAACAGAAACAGAAATGCAAGCGTTTCTTAATTTACCAAAGAATTTATTCAAAAATGAGCGTGCGCAAAAATCAATCTTAATTTTACAACGTAAGGAACAACACGTCACAACGCCTGCAGAAGTTTTACTCGCAAATATTCCAGATTTTAAAAATCCACAAAATTTTCAACAATTTTTATCTGAACTAACGGCTTGGTTGTCACAAAATCACCCTAAAAATTAA